Proteins from a single region of Deltaproteobacteria bacterium:
- a CDS encoding transglutaminase-like domain-containing protein has protein sequence MDESAQYQAFAEAVSAPDMDLARVALTIALPEYPDLDIQEYLSRLDGLAERVSKAAGTEDSAYRRLACVDYVLFKQERFEGNEDDYYDPENSFLNRVMARRRGIPITLSVLYMEVARRIGLDVEGVGFPGHFLVKAQCDGEEILVDPFHGGDILSPADLQGLLDKLYGGRLQVQAEYLSAVSARHIVQRMLNNIKLIYANRQDLKRCLRAVEQLVILNPDDAEQVRERGLLRLRLRDGAGALTDLERFLELAPDSGSAATVREQIERIRKH, from the coding sequence ATGGACGAGAGCGCGCAGTACCAGGCTTTCGCCGAGGCGGTGTCCGCGCCCGATATGGATTTGGCCCGCGTGGCCCTCACCATCGCCCTGCCCGAGTATCCGGATCTCGACATCCAGGAATACCTGAGCCGCCTGGACGGGCTCGCCGAGAGGGTGAGCAAGGCGGCCGGCACGGAGGACAGCGCATACCGGCGTCTCGCGTGCGTCGACTACGTGCTGTTCAAGCAGGAACGCTTCGAGGGCAACGAGGACGACTACTACGACCCCGAGAACAGCTTCCTGAACCGGGTCATGGCGCGCAGGCGCGGCATCCCCATCACCCTGTCGGTGCTCTACATGGAAGTCGCCCGGCGTATCGGACTCGACGTCGAGGGGGTGGGTTTTCCCGGGCACTTCCTGGTGAAGGCCCAATGCGACGGCGAGGAGATCCTCGTGGATCCCTTCCACGGCGGCGACATCCTGTCGCCCGCCGACCTCCAGGGTCTGCTCGACAAGCTCTACGGCGGCCGGCTGCAGGTGCAGGCGGAATACCTTTCCGCCGTATCCGCCCGCCACATCGTCCAGCGCATGCTCAACAACATCAAGCTGATCTATGCCAATCGCCAGGACCTGAAGCGGTGCCTCCGGGCGGTGGAGCAACTGGTGATCCTCAACCCGGACGACGCCGAGCAGGTGCGCGAACGGGGCCTGCTGCGCCTGCGCCTGCGGGACGGCGCGGGCGCGCTGACCGACCTGGAGCGGTTTCTGGAGCTGGCGCCGGACTCCGGCAGCGCCGCCACGGTGCGCGAGCAGATCGAACGGATCCGCAAGCACTGA
- a CDS encoding DUF1932 domain-containing protein, with the protein MEFRRIGILNIGEMGYHWARLLAARGAEPLTCVAGRSEATRQRCDEAPVRQVDNMERLVEEADLVVSIVVPSAALEVARSVAHAAAAVKRRGLPFLEANAISPMTAEAARAALEGAGGVYVDGCIIGSARRLEKAAVYVSGPQAERLAPLRELGLPIRVLGDGATQASAFKVVYAGFTKGLAGLFTELLTGAHKMGLLEQILERYEESFPGLPGKASGSITSLRLHAARRSEEMAELADTFRHAGLEPVVTPAIERLLKAVAAAESGHGPKHRDELGSLPETVEGFVEHGLLAAHGQDGGEGKDR; encoded by the coding sequence GTGGAGTTCCGCCGCATCGGCATTCTCAACATCGGCGAAATGGGTTACCACTGGGCGCGTCTCCTGGCGGCGCGCGGCGCGGAGCCGTTGACCTGCGTCGCGGGACGGAGCGAGGCCACCCGGCAGCGCTGCGACGAGGCCCCGGTCCGGCAGGTGGATAACATGGAGCGGCTCGTCGAGGAGGCCGACCTGGTCGTCTCCATCGTGGTGCCGTCCGCCGCGTTGGAAGTGGCGCGGTCGGTGGCGCACGCGGCCGCCGCGGTGAAACGCCGAGGGCTGCCGTTCCTCGAAGCCAACGCCATTTCGCCCATGACCGCCGAGGCCGCCCGCGCCGCGCTGGAAGGCGCTGGCGGCGTGTACGTGGACGGCTGCATCATCGGCAGCGCGCGGCGGCTGGAAAAGGCCGCGGTCTACGTCTCCGGCCCGCAGGCGGAGCGCCTGGCGCCGCTGCGGGAACTGGGGCTGCCGATCCGCGTGCTGGGAGATGGCGCGACCCAGGCGTCGGCCTTCAAGGTCGTCTACGCCGGGTTCACCAAGGGGCTCGCGGGCCTCTTTACCGAGCTTTTGACCGGCGCGCACAAGATGGGCCTGCTCGAACAGATTCTCGAGCGCTACGAGGAGAGCTTCCCGGGCCTGCCCGGCAAGGCGAGCGGCTCCATCACGTCGCTGCGGCTCCACGCGGCGCGGCGCAGCGAGGAGATGGCGGAACTGGCGGACACCTTCAGGCATGCGGGTCTGGAGCCGGTGGTGACCCCGGCCATCGAGCGGCTCTTGAAGGCGGTCGCGGCGGCGGAGTCAGGGCACGGGCCGAAACACCGCGACGAGTTGGGGTCGTTGCCGGAGACCGTGGAGGGGTTCGTGGAACACGGGCTGTTGGCGGCGCACGGCCAAGACGGCGGCGAAGGGAAGGACAGGTAA
- a CDS encoding MFS transporter produces the protein MARRPFFYGYVIVAICFFNMVLMRGILASFSVFNIAFLDTFQWSRAATASIASVNGLVYSFASPLVGWAYDRLGPRILMPLGCAAIGVGLLLSGASTSWWHLCLFYGVFVGLGVGCIGFVSNTALLSQWFRRRRATAMGFATMGLGAGILLVPGVQVLIERFGWRAAMVLLGATVLVTLVPLNAVFQRGRPEDIGQLPDGELTGAADDAPRPGEARREGPAPRHDWTLREAFASFPFWAIAVGHLALGIGLSLMYTHAVAHLVHVGLDDLAAASAFSMVGLARIPGTAVWGLASDRLGRDQAYGVATLVTLAGLGVLMALSAEAPAWWFVAFAVLYGVGHSGGNPTFGSTITDIFSGKDVGKILGWLEITFGIGVAFGPWFGGYAYDVAGSYQTAWIVGMASFAMTYVSIRASMTWQRRVHPETR, from the coding sequence ATGGCGCGCCGCCCCTTCTTCTACGGCTACGTCATCGTCGCCATCTGCTTCTTCAACATGGTGCTGATGCGCGGCATCCTCGCGTCGTTCAGCGTCTTCAACATCGCTTTTCTGGACACCTTCCAGTGGTCGCGCGCCGCCACCGCGAGCATCGCCTCGGTCAACGGCCTGGTCTACAGCTTCGCCTCCCCGCTCGTGGGCTGGGCCTACGACCGCCTGGGGCCGCGCATTCTCATGCCCCTGGGGTGCGCTGCCATCGGGGTCGGGCTCTTGCTCTCCGGCGCCAGTACGTCCTGGTGGCATTTGTGCCTCTTCTACGGCGTGTTCGTGGGACTGGGCGTCGGCTGCATCGGTTTCGTGAGCAACACCGCGCTGCTGTCCCAGTGGTTCCGGCGGCGACGGGCCACGGCCATGGGCTTCGCCACCATGGGGCTGGGCGCGGGCATCCTGCTCGTGCCGGGAGTGCAGGTGCTCATCGAGCGCTTCGGGTGGCGCGCGGCCATGGTGCTGCTGGGCGCCACCGTTCTCGTCACGCTGGTGCCGTTGAACGCCGTTTTCCAGAGAGGCCGGCCGGAAGACATCGGACAGCTTCCGGACGGCGAGCTGACGGGCGCCGCGGATGACGCCCCGAGGCCCGGTGAGGCCCGCCGGGAGGGGCCCGCTCCGCGGCATGACTGGACCCTCCGGGAGGCCTTCGCATCCTTCCCTTTCTGGGCCATCGCGGTGGGCCACCTGGCCCTGGGCATCGGCCTGTCCCTCATGTACACACACGCGGTGGCGCACCTGGTGCACGTGGGGTTGGACGACCTGGCGGCGGCGTCCGCGTTCAGCATGGTGGGGTTGGCGCGCATTCCCGGCACGGCCGTCTGGGGGCTGGCCTCGGACCGCCTGGGCCGGGACCAAGCCTATGGTGTCGCCACCCTCGTCACCCTGGCCGGCCTCGGCGTGCTCATGGCCCTCAGCGCCGAGGCGCCGGCATGGTGGTTCGTGGCCTTCGCCGTCCTCTACGGGGTCGGCCACAGCGGGGGCAACCCCACTTTCGGCTCCACCATCACGGACATCTTCAGCGGCAAGGACGTGGGCAAGATCCTCGGGTGGCTGGAGATCACCTTCGGCATCGGGGTGGCGTTCGGGCCCTGGTTCGGGGGATACGCCTACGACGTCGCCGGTTCCTACCAGACCGCCTGGATCGTGGGGATGGCGTCCTTCGCCATGACCTACGTAAGCATCCGGGCCAGCATGACGTGGCAGCGGCGGGTTCACCCCGAGACGCGCTGA
- a CDS encoding thiamine pyrophosphate-binding protein produces the protein MAQASRTEKKQAEYGSDVVVDMLKAFDIEYTAFNPGASFRGIHDSIVNYGGNHHPEVIFCCHEEISVAISHGYAKATGKPMVAILHDVVGLQHGSMGIFNAWCDRVPVICLGGTGPVDTTIRRPWIDWIHTALTQGNQVRDYTKWDDQPATLESIPESFIRGYRLAVTEPTAPVYINYDAGLQEMAMSKQIEIPDVSRFAPQAPMQGNPDAMRRAAELLVGAKAPLIIADFMGRKPAAVAALAELAELLAIPVIDKGNRHNIANTHPLDVTNVSGDFLKKADVVLALDVQDLYGSLTTVDRTTREMGYVIQPGTQIIHINLNDMLVHSWATDVQPLQAVDVPISADTAIALPELTRLCRERMDGNKAAVEARAKEVQAVHDSARARWQEEARQTLTRNEITTACLGYELGEAIKREDWVLANGSANGWARKLWDWTKPGQYLGRSGGAGVGYGMSAAIGVALGHMKTDKFCVDIQSDGDLLMTSSALWTAAHHKIPLLIVIHNNQSFYNSEEHGIKLAEFRNRPVENAGIGTHVSDPLVDYSKMAECFGVWGEGPIRTPAELGPALERACKVVKEQRLPAVVDVVSEPR, from the coding sequence ATGGCACAGGCCAGCAGGACGGAGAAGAAACAGGCCGAGTACGGGTCCGACGTGGTCGTCGATATGCTCAAGGCCTTCGACATCGAGTACACGGCTTTCAACCCCGGGGCGAGCTTCCGCGGCATCCACGACTCCATCGTCAACTATGGCGGCAACCACCACCCGGAGGTGATCTTCTGCTGTCACGAAGAGATTTCGGTGGCCATCTCCCACGGCTACGCCAAGGCCACGGGCAAGCCCATGGTGGCGATCCTGCATGACGTGGTGGGACTCCAGCACGGCAGCATGGGGATCTTCAACGCCTGGTGCGACCGGGTGCCCGTGATCTGCCTGGGCGGCACCGGCCCGGTGGACACCACCATCCGGCGCCCGTGGATTGACTGGATCCACACCGCCCTCACCCAGGGCAACCAAGTGCGCGACTACACCAAGTGGGACGACCAGCCGGCCACGCTGGAGAGCATTCCCGAGTCCTTCATCCGCGGCTACCGCCTGGCGGTCACCGAGCCCACCGCGCCGGTGTACATCAACTACGACGCGGGCCTCCAGGAAATGGCCATGTCCAAGCAGATCGAGATCCCGGACGTGAGCCGGTTCGCGCCCCAGGCCCCGATGCAGGGGAACCCCGACGCCATGCGCCGGGCGGCGGAACTCCTGGTGGGCGCCAAGGCGCCGCTCATCATCGCCGACTTCATGGGACGGAAGCCCGCGGCGGTGGCGGCCCTGGCCGAGCTGGCGGAGCTGCTGGCGATTCCAGTCATCGACAAGGGCAACCGCCACAACATCGCCAACACGCATCCGCTGGACGTGACCAACGTCTCCGGCGACTTCTTGAAGAAGGCCGACGTGGTGCTGGCCCTGGACGTGCAGGACCTCTACGGCTCGCTCACCACGGTGGACCGCACCACCCGCGAGATGGGCTACGTGATCCAGCCCGGCACGCAGATCATTCACATCAACCTGAACGACATGCTGGTGCACAGTTGGGCCACCGACGTCCAGCCGCTGCAGGCGGTGGACGTGCCCATCAGCGCCGATACCGCCATCGCGCTGCCCGAGCTGACGCGCCTGTGCCGCGAACGGATGGACGGAAACAAGGCGGCGGTCGAGGCCCGCGCCAAGGAGGTCCAGGCGGTGCACGACTCGGCGCGTGCCCGCTGGCAGGAGGAAGCGCGCCAGACCCTGACCCGGAACGAGATCACCACCGCGTGCCTCGGTTACGAGTTGGGCGAGGCCATAAAGCGCGAGGACTGGGTGCTGGCCAACGGCAGCGCCAACGGGTGGGCGCGGAAGCTGTGGGACTGGACCAAGCCGGGCCAGTACCTGGGGCGGAGCGGCGGCGCCGGCGTGGGCTACGGCATGAGCGCGGCCATCGGCGTCGCCCTGGGCCACATGAAGACGGACAAGTTCTGCGTGGACATCCAGTCCGACGGCGACCTGCTGATGACGTCGAGCGCGTTGTGGACGGCGGCGCACCACAAGATCCCGCTGCTCATCGTCATCCACAACAACCAGTCCTTCTACAACTCGGAAGAGCACGGCATCAAGCTGGCGGAGTTCCGCAACCGCCCGGTGGAGAACGCCGGCATCGGCACCCACGTGAGCGATCCGCTCGTGGACTACTCCAAGATGGCCGAGTGCTTCGGCGTGTGGGGCGAAGGCCCCATCCGCACGCCCGCCGAGCTGGGTCCCGCGCTGGAGCGGGCCTGCAAGGTGGTGAAGGAGCAGCGGCTCCCGGCCGTGGTGGACGTCGTATCCGAGCCGCGCTGA
- a CDS encoding MFS transporter, with protein sequence MRRPFFYGYVIVTLCFLNVMLVGTFMAAFSVFNVALLETFRWPRATTATIASVNGITYSAMAPVAGWLYDRLGPRILMPLGCGLVGLGLVLSSGSSSLWQFYLGYGLLAGFGLGCIDFVGTTAVISHWFRRRRATAIGFAAMGLGLGIVVVPLVQLLISGYGWRTAMLLFGAAVLGSLVPLNALFQRRRPEDIGQLPDGDRVEEPEAHGPAAQTVPKRAFPHREWTFRDVLSSFPFWAIFLGHLGVGTGTSLMYTHAVAHLVHTGMGKLGAASVLSLVGMARVPGTAIWGFVSDRLGRERAFGISTIMMLSGIGLFMLLGPAAPRWWFAAFVFLYGLGHSASHPIYSATIADIFWGRNIATIVGMLEITFGLGFATGTWFGGFAYDVTGSYRFAWLLALLCAALVYVCILGSLIWKRRFRPELG encoded by the coding sequence ATGCGGCGCCCGTTCTTTTACGGCTACGTCATCGTCACCCTGTGCTTCCTGAACGTGATGCTCGTGGGCACGTTCATGGCCGCGTTCAGCGTGTTCAACGTCGCCCTGCTGGAGACGTTCCGCTGGCCGCGCGCCACCACCGCCACCATCGCCTCCGTGAACGGTATCACCTACAGCGCCATGGCGCCGGTGGCGGGATGGCTCTACGACCGTCTCGGGCCGCGCATCCTCATGCCGCTGGGGTGCGGGCTCGTGGGCCTCGGGCTGGTGCTGTCGAGCGGCAGCTCCTCCCTGTGGCAGTTCTATCTCGGTTACGGCCTGCTGGCGGGTTTCGGCCTCGGCTGCATCGATTTCGTCGGCACCACCGCGGTGATCTCCCACTGGTTCCGCAGGCGCCGGGCCACCGCCATCGGCTTCGCCGCCATGGGGCTGGGACTCGGCATCGTCGTCGTACCCTTGGTCCAGCTCCTCATCTCCGGCTACGGCTGGCGCACCGCCATGCTGCTGTTCGGAGCGGCCGTGCTGGGCTCGCTGGTGCCGCTCAACGCGCTGTTTCAGCGGCGCCGGCCCGAGGATATCGGGCAGCTCCCGGACGGCGACCGAGTGGAAGAACCGGAGGCGCACGGCCCCGCCGCCCAGACCGTCCCCAAGCGGGCCTTCCCCCACCGCGAGTGGACGTTCCGGGACGTCCTGTCCTCTTTTCCCTTCTGGGCCATTTTCCTGGGGCACCTGGGCGTCGGCACCGGCACTTCGCTAATGTACACTCACGCCGTCGCCCACCTGGTGCACACCGGCATGGGCAAGCTCGGCGCGGCCTCGGTCCTGAGCCTGGTGGGCATGGCGCGGGTACCCGGTACGGCCATCTGGGGGTTCGTCTCGGACCGGCTCGGCCGCGAACGCGCCTTCGGCATCTCCACCATCATGATGCTGAGCGGCATCGGCCTGTTCATGCTGCTGGGGCCGGCGGCGCCCCGGTGGTGGTTCGCGGCCTTCGTATTCCTCTACGGCCTGGGACACAGCGCCAGCCATCCCATCTACTCCGCCACCATCGCCGATATCTTCTGGGGCCGGAACATCGCCACCATCGTAGGCATGCTGGAAATCACCTTCGGCCTCGGTTTCGCCACCGGGACATGGTTCGGCGGCTTCGCCTACGACGTCACGGGCTCGTACCGCTTCGCGTGGCTCCTGGCGCTCCTGTGCGCCGCGCTGGTCTACGTTTGCATCCTCGGCAGCCTGATCTGGAAAAGGCGGTTTCGGCCGGAGCTCGGGTGA
- a CDS encoding LLM class F420-dependent oxidoreductase, which translates to MRVHQPSQTTSWKRSRTTKTGVFLPISGRAATPETLRQAAQSAEAWGFDSIWAADRIIIPWRIDTHYPYARGGTFIVPPDRPFLDSLTCLTFLAACTSRVELGISVLVLPYRQPLVWSKIAVTLDHLSNGRFILGVGVGWMEEEFRALQAPFRDRGRRTDEQLQVLKELWNAEHASFSGRFYEFEDIAFLPKPCRPGGIPIWVGGEGEHAQRRAGRHGDAWFPYFVRIRPDELAARFDNARRHAEAAGRAPESLRLNCCLPVEVTRAAVPQEPDRLAGTPAQLVEAIARYRDAGVEHLALQFMVPRWPDRLEQMQHFAEEALPRL; encoded by the coding sequence CTGCGAGTTCACCAGCCGTCGCAGACCACTTCCTGGAAACGGAGCCGCACCACGAAGACCGGCGTCTTTCTTCCCATCTCGGGCCGCGCCGCCACTCCCGAGACCCTGCGTCAGGCAGCCCAGAGCGCGGAAGCGTGGGGTTTCGACTCCATCTGGGCGGCGGACCGCATCATCATTCCCTGGCGCATCGACACGCACTACCCCTACGCCCGGGGCGGGACGTTCATCGTGCCGCCGGACCGGCCGTTCCTCGACTCCCTCACCTGCCTGACTTTCCTGGCCGCGTGCACCAGCCGCGTGGAGCTGGGCATCAGCGTGCTGGTGCTGCCCTACCGCCAACCCCTGGTGTGGTCCAAGATCGCCGTGACCCTGGACCACCTGTCCAACGGACGCTTCATCCTGGGCGTGGGCGTCGGCTGGATGGAAGAGGAGTTTCGCGCGCTCCAGGCTCCGTTCCGGGACCGCGGACGCCGCACAGACGAGCAGCTCCAGGTGCTCAAGGAACTCTGGAACGCCGAGCACGCGAGCTTCTCCGGCCGGTTCTACGAGTTCGAGGACATCGCCTTCCTGCCCAAGCCGTGCCGTCCCGGAGGCATCCCCATATGGGTCGGCGGCGAGGGCGAGCACGCCCAGCGACGCGCCGGCCGCCATGGCGACGCGTGGTTCCCCTACTTCGTGCGCATCCGCCCGGACGAACTGGCCGCGCGCTTCGACAACGCCCGGCGCCACGCCGAGGCCGCCGGCCGCGCGCCGGAGAGCCTGCGGCTCAACTGCTGCCTCCCCGTCGAGGTCACGCGCGCAGCCGTGCCGCAGGAACCGGACCGCCTCGCCGGCACCCCGGCGCAGCTCGTGGAAGCCATCGCGCGCTACCGCGATGCCGGCGTGGAGCACCTGGCGCTGCAGTTCATGGTGCCGCGCTGGCCCGACCGGCTGGAGCAGATGCAGCACTTCGCCGAGGAAGCCCTGCCGCGCCTGTGA